A window from Gopherus evgoodei ecotype Sinaloan lineage chromosome 24, rGopEvg1_v1.p, whole genome shotgun sequence encodes these proteins:
- the GPATCH4 gene encoding G patch domain-containing protein 4, with the protein MNGSPKNKTRGMKFAEQQLQRHGWKQGKGLGKQENGMSEAIKVKVKCDTAGVGHDPAEQFTFHWWDHLFNKSAANISVEAGQDGVQMKKLSEQDGEISNKKPRKAPSARNMLYGRFVKAATLTAGGEEPTEQVSTSESSEDEEEKLDLSTARKLTDEELVRVCGGRTAHKGARHGLTMSAKLARLEEQERAFLAKYGQEAAPRGGAPERQQEAAAGTSAPESSNPAERQQKAKKKKRKRSKERGGCAEEEGRQARKRRKKKEEVVEGLENELLDSREQPEGRRDWDSPRERAKKQKKRKVQ; encoded by the exons ATGAACGGCTCTCCCAAGAATAAGACCAGGGGGATGAAGTTTGCAGAGCAGCAGTTACAGAGACACGGCTGGAAACAAG GCAAAGGGCTGGGGAAGCAAGAGAACGGCATGTCTGAAGCCATCAAGGTGAAAGTGAAATGCGACACAGCTGGG GTGGGTCACGACCCAGCAGAGCAGTTCACTTTCCATTGGTGGGATCACCTCTTCAACAAGTCGGCTGCGAACATCTCGGTGGAGGCTGGGCAG GATGGTGTCCAAATGAAAAAGCTCTCTGAGCAGGATGGGGAGATCAGCAACAAGAAGCCCCGCAAAGCACCCAGTGCCAGGAACATGCTGTATGGCCGCTTTGTGAAG GCAGCCACGCTGACGGCAGGAGGGGAGGAGCCAACGGAGCAGGTTTCCACCTCTGAGAGCAGCGAGGACGAGGAGGAGAAACTGGACCTGTCTACTGCTAGGAA gctgACAGATGAGGAGCTGGTCCGAGTCTGCGGCGGCCGCACCGCACACAA GGGAGCCCGTCACGGTCTGACCATGAGTGCCAAGCTGGCCAGGCTCGAGGAGCAAGAGCGAGCCTTCCTGGCTAAGTACGGCCAGGAGGCGGCTCCCAGAGGTGGCGCCCCAGAGCGTCAGCAGGAGGCAGCGGCAGGTACCTCTGCCCCGGAAAGCAGCAACCCGGCTGAGAGGCAGCAGAAAGCCAAGAAGAAAAAGCGGAAGAGATCCAAAGAGAGGGGGGGTTGTGCcgaggaggaggggaggcaggccaggaagaggaggaagaagaaggagGAAGTGGTGGAGGGTTTGGAGAACGAGTTGCTGGACTCAAGGGAGCAGCCCGAGGGGAGGAGGGACTGGGACAGTCCCAGGGAAAGGGCCAAAAAGCAGAAAAAGAGGAAGGTGCAGTGA